A DNA window from Enterobacter asburiae contains the following coding sequences:
- the blaACT gene encoding ACT family cephalosporin-hydrolyzing class C beta-lactamase — protein sequence MMTKSLCCALLLSTSCSVLAAPMSEKQLAEMVERTVTPLMKAQAIPGMAVAVIYQGQPHYFTFGKADVAANKPVTPQTLFELGSISKTFTGVLGGDAIARGEISLGDPVTKYWPELTGKQWQGIRMLDLATYTAGGLPLQVPDEVTDNASLLRFYQNWQPQWKPGTTRLYANASIGLFGALAVKPSGMSYEQAITTRVFKPLKLDHTWINVPKAEEAHYAWGYRDGKAVHVSPGMLDAEVYGVKTNVKDMANWVMVNMKPDSLEDSSLRKGLTLAQSRYWRVGAMYQGLGWEMLNWPVDAKTVVEGSDNKVALAPLPAREVNPPAPPVNASWVHKTGSTGGFGSYVAFIPEKQLGIVMLANKSYPNPARVEAAYRILDALQ from the coding sequence ATGATGACTAAATCCCTTTGCTGCGCCCTGCTGCTCAGCACCTCCTGCTCGGTATTGGCTGCACCGATGTCAGAAAAACAGCTGGCTGAGATGGTGGAACGTACCGTTACGCCGCTGATGAAAGCGCAGGCCATTCCGGGTATGGCAGTGGCGGTGATTTATCAGGGTCAGCCGCACTACTTTACCTTCGGTAAAGCCGATGTCGCGGCGAACAAACCTGTCACCCCACAAACCTTATTCGAGCTGGGCTCTATAAGTAAAACCTTCACCGGCGTACTCGGCGGCGATGCCATTGCTCGGGGTGAAATATCGCTGGGCGATCCGGTGACCAAATACTGGCCTGAACTGACAGGCAAGCAGTGGCAGGGGATCCGCATGCTGGATCTGGCAACCTATACCGCAGGAGGTTTGCCGTTACAGGTACCGGATGAGGTCACGGATAACGCCTCTCTGCTGCGCTTTTATCAAAACTGGCAGCCTCAGTGGAAGCCGGGCACCACGCGTCTTTACGCCAACGCCAGCATCGGTCTTTTTGGCGCGCTGGCGGTCAAACCTTCCGGCATGAGCTATGAGCAGGCCATAACGACGCGGGTCTTTAAGCCGCTCAAGCTGGACCATACCTGGATTAACGTTCCGAAAGCGGAAGAGGCGCATTACGCCTGGGGATACCGCGACGGTAAGGCGGTACACGTTTCGCCAGGAATGCTGGACGCTGAAGTCTATGGCGTAAAAACCAACGTGAAGGATATGGCAAACTGGGTGATGGTCAACATGAAGCCGGACTCGCTTGAGGATAGTTCACTCAGGAAAGGCCTTACCCTGGCGCAGTCTCGCTACTGGCGCGTGGGTGCCATGTATCAGGGGTTAGGCTGGGAAATGCTTAACTGGCCGGTCGATGCCAAAACCGTGGTTGAAGGTAGCGACAATAAGGTGGCGCTGGCACCGTTGCCTGCGAGAGAAGTGAATCCACCGGCGCCCCCGGTCAACGCATCCTGGGTCCATAAAACCGGCTCTACCGGCGGGTTTGGCAGCTACGTGGCGTTTATTCCCGAAAAGCAGCTCGGCATTGTGATGCTGGCGAATAAAAGCTATCCCAACCCGGCACGCGTTGAGGCGGCATACCGTATCCTCGACGCGCTGCAGTAA
- the ecnB gene encoding lipoprotein toxin entericidin B, with product MVKKTIAAIFSVLVLSSVLTACNTTRGVGQDISEGGSAISGAATKAQQ from the coding sequence ATGGTTAAGAAGACAATTGCAGCGATCTTTTCAGTCCTGGTACTTTCTTCAGTGTTAACGGCCTGTAATACCACGCGTGGCGTCGGTCAGGATATTTCTGAAGGTGGTAGCGCAATCTCTGGTGCGGCAACTAAAGCTCAGCAGTAA
- a CDS encoding helix-turn-helix transcriptional regulator, whose protein sequence is MFKILLIDRCHFTRTGFEAWLNHSGLFPGHYVVTGLNNLFLAREHILQWKPTLVIADLYGFRQDIHHFQQLSSLLNASERLPFIMLQSGEDRGMTDWLGQFPVWSSLLKNASLEEVATTINDALNSRASAERPTAAAPLLTRQEEKVLTLWMDGASNQKIAAHLSINGKTVYTYKRNIRMKLHMDTRFSPFLSLQESES, encoded by the coding sequence ATGTTCAAAATTCTTTTGATTGACCGTTGTCACTTCACCCGCACCGGGTTTGAAGCATGGCTCAATCATTCCGGTTTGTTCCCGGGACACTACGTTGTGACCGGGCTAAATAATCTGTTCCTTGCCAGGGAGCACATTCTGCAATGGAAACCCACGCTGGTCATCGCCGACCTGTACGGCTTCAGGCAGGATATTCATCATTTTCAGCAGCTCTCGTCCTTGCTTAACGCCAGTGAACGATTACCGTTTATTATGCTGCAATCGGGAGAGGACCGCGGCATGACCGACTGGCTCGGACAGTTCCCGGTGTGGTCGTCGCTGTTGAAAAACGCCAGTCTCGAAGAAGTGGCAACGACTATCAACGACGCATTAAACTCGCGCGCCAGCGCTGAAAGGCCAACGGCAGCCGCCCCCTTGCTGACCCGGCAGGAAGAGAAAGTGCTGACATTGTGGATGGACGGGGCAAGCAATCAAAAAATTGCCGCTCACCTGAGTATCAATGGAAAAACGGTCTATACCTACAAACGCAATATCCGCATGAAACTGCATATGGATACGCGTTTTTCTCCGTTCTTATCCCTGCAGGAATCAGAAAGCTGA
- a CDS encoding entericidin A/B family lipoprotein, producing the protein MKRTVKILLLLALSSALLSGCNTTRGMGQDIQDLGHIISHAAS; encoded by the coding sequence ATGAAACGTACCGTTAAAATTCTGCTTCTGTTAGCGCTTTCCAGTGCATTGCTTTCCGGCTGTAACACCACCCGTGGAATGGGACAAGATATCCAGGATCTCGGTCATATCATTTCTCACGCCGCCAGCTAA
- a CDS encoding lipocalin family protein: MRILPVIAAVTAAFLVVACSSPTPPPGVTVVSPFDAQRFLGTWYEIARLDHRFEQGLEKVTANYSPMDDGGIQVINRGYNPDREMWQQSIGKAYFTGDPRRAALKVSFFGPFYGGYNVIALDREYRHALVCGPDRDYLWILSRTPTISSEMKQQMLDVATRQGFDVSKLIWVKQPH, encoded by the coding sequence ATGCGCATTCTGCCTGTTATCGCCGCGGTGACAGCCGCGTTTTTAGTGGTTGCCTGCAGTTCCCCTACCCCACCTCCAGGCGTTACCGTCGTCTCGCCTTTTGATGCACAACGCTTCCTTGGAACATGGTATGAAATCGCGCGCCTCGACCATCGGTTTGAGCAGGGCTTAGAGAAGGTCACTGCGAATTACAGCCCGATGGATGATGGCGGTATTCAGGTGATCAACCGGGGCTATAATCCCGATCGGGAGATGTGGCAGCAGTCGATTGGGAAAGCGTACTTCACGGGCGACCCGCGACGGGCCGCGCTCAAAGTCTCTTTCTTCGGCCCGTTTTATGGCGGCTATAACGTGATCGCGCTCGACAGAGAGTACCGTCACGCGCTGGTGTGCGGGCCGGATCGCGACTATTTGTGGATACTTTCCCGCACGCCAACTATTTCGTCAGAAATGAAACAGCAGATGCTGGACGTCGCGACCCGGCAAGGGTTTGATGTGTCAAAACTCATCTGGGTAAAACAGCCCCATTAA
- the sugE gene encoding quaternary ammonium compound efflux SMR transporter SugE, whose protein sequence is MSWIILFIAGLLEVVWAIGLKYTHGFTRLTPSVITVTAMIVSIVLLSWAMRSLPVGTAYAVWTGIGAVGAAITGILLLGESASLARIASLALIVAGIVGLKLSTH, encoded by the coding sequence ATGTCCTGGATCATTCTTTTTATTGCTGGCCTGCTCGAAGTGGTATGGGCAATTGGTCTCAAGTACACCCACGGATTTACCCGCCTGACGCCCAGCGTCATAACCGTCACCGCAATGATCGTGAGTATTGTCCTGTTATCCTGGGCGATGCGCTCGCTGCCTGTGGGAACGGCTTATGCCGTCTGGACGGGTATTGGTGCGGTGGGGGCTGCCATCACCGGCATTCTGCTGCTGGGAGAGTCAGCGAGTCTGGCGCGTATCGCCAGCCTCGCCTTGATTGTGGCCGGCATCGTTGGGCTGAAGCTCAGCACCCATTAA